A window of Bacteroidales bacterium contains these coding sequences:
- a CDS encoding peptidylprolyl isomerase yields MKHLIALILSLSLFATQLTAQQGEVLIDEVIAVVGNRIILESDLETQVLQYKAEGITIGVQTLKCQILEDLMIQKLLVNQAEVDSVEVTDSQVESALDQRVRYFISQFGSQEKMETFYGKSVMEIKSEFRDIIKEQLMAEAVQQGIIENVVVTPSEVRAFFVGIHADSIPLIPAEFEVGQIVKKPPVSTEELNAVRERLRGYRTRIIAGERFETFAALYSEDPGSASRGGELGFYRRGELFPEFEAVAFRLEKGEVSDVVKTKAGFHIIQMIERRGETVNVRHMLLRPKPSPIELEQARTFLDSLALEIRAGNLSFEDALKHSDDPGKMHGGLMISPYSGTPRHEAEHLDPAVFFVVDKMKLGEVSNAVPFLDEEGYSAFRLLYLKVRTDPHRSNLTDDYDRIKNWALENKQRAAIVDWVREKNKITYINIVERYRECEFNTGWIN; encoded by the coding sequence ATGAAACATTTAATTGCCTTAATCCTCAGCTTGTCACTATTCGCAACCCAACTAACTGCACAACAGGGTGAAGTTCTCATTGATGAAGTAATCGCGGTTGTCGGCAACCGAATTATACTTGAGTCAGACCTTGAAACCCAGGTACTACAATACAAAGCCGAGGGAATCACCATCGGGGTACAAACCTTGAAATGTCAGATTCTTGAAGATCTCATGATTCAGAAATTACTTGTGAACCAGGCCGAAGTTGACAGCGTTGAGGTTACCGATAGCCAGGTTGAATCTGCACTTGACCAGCGCGTCAGGTATTTTATTTCGCAATTTGGATCACAGGAAAAAATGGAGACTTTCTATGGCAAATCAGTCATGGAGATTAAAAGTGAGTTTCGCGATATCATTAAGGAACAATTGATGGCCGAGGCGGTACAGCAAGGCATAATTGAAAACGTAGTAGTTACACCTTCAGAGGTTCGGGCTTTTTTTGTTGGTATTCATGCCGATAGTATTCCGCTGATCCCTGCAGAATTTGAAGTAGGCCAGATTGTTAAAAAACCACCGGTGAGCACCGAGGAACTCAATGCCGTTCGCGAACGTTTGAGAGGATACCGTACGCGGATTATTGCCGGCGAGCGCTTTGAAACTTTCGCGGCTTTATATTCTGAAGATCCCGGTTCGGCTTCCCGTGGAGGTGAATTGGGTTTTTACAGGCGTGGAGAATTATTTCCTGAGTTTGAAGCTGTTGCATTCCGGCTCGAAAAAGGCGAAGTTTCTGATGTAGTAAAAACCAAAGCCGGTTTTCATATCATACAAATGATTGAGCGCCGCGGCGAAACTGTGAATGTGCGCCATATGTTGCTGCGACCCAAGCCATCACCCATTGAACTTGAACAAGCCCGAACCTTCCTCGATAGCCTCGCGCTCGAAATCAGGGCTGGAAATCTGAGTTTTGAAGATGCGCTGAAACACTCTGACGATCCAGGCAAAATGCATGGTGGCCTGATGATAAGCCCCTACTCAGGCACTCCACGCCATGAAGCAGAACATCTTGACCCTGCTGTTTTCTTTGTGGTTGATAAAATGAAATTGGGTGAAGTTTCAAATGCTGTTCCATTTCTTGATGAAGAAGGATACAGCGCTTTCCGTTTGCTTTATCTGAAAGTGCGAACCGATCCGCACCGCTCCAATTTAACCGATGACTACGATCGCATAAAAAATTGGGCCCTTGAAAACAAACAACGGGCGGCAATCGTTGATTGGGTCAGGGAAAAGAATAAAATAACTTACATAAACATTGTTGAGCGCTACCGTGAATGCGAATTTAATACTGGTTGGATCAATTAA
- a CDS encoding AAA family ATPase, whose protein sequence is MQYKSDVEALDALKDKYQDLKTEIAKVIVGQDVVVKKILISIFSKGHALLVGVPGLAKTLMVNTIAKSLGLTYSRIQFTPDLMPSDITGTEILDEDRHFKFVRGPVFANIILADEINRTPPKTQSALLEAMQELSVTVAGQSHRLNEPFFVLATQNPIEQEGTYPLPEAQLDRFMFNIWLDYPSFQEEVDVVKRTTIGSSYQPQIVLTGEEIVFFQNLIRRIPVADNVYEYAVKLAAKTRPGTPEATAEVNNYLTWGAGPRASQYLIIGAKCHGAVNGKYSPDIEDVQAVAYDVLRHRIVRNYKAEADGVGVEKIIEGLMR, encoded by the coding sequence ATGCAATATAAGTCAGACGTTGAAGCACTTGATGCTCTCAAGGATAAATACCAGGATCTTAAAACAGAAATAGCCAAAGTAATCGTAGGCCAGGATGTGGTGGTCAAGAAGATCCTGATCTCAATATTCAGCAAAGGGCACGCGTTGCTTGTTGGGGTTCCGGGCCTCGCCAAAACCTTAATGGTGAATACGATTGCAAAATCGCTGGGGCTGACCTATTCGCGCATACAGTTCACACCCGATCTGATGCCATCGGATATTACCGGAACAGAAATTCTTGACGAAGACAGGCATTTTAAGTTTGTGCGCGGGCCTGTGTTTGCAAATATTATCCTTGCCGATGAAATCAACCGCACCCCACCTAAAACCCAATCGGCATTGCTGGAAGCCATGCAGGAACTCTCAGTAACTGTTGCAGGGCAAAGTCACCGCTTGAATGAACCTTTCTTTGTATTGGCTACCCAAAACCCCATTGAGCAGGAAGGCACCTATCCACTGCCCGAAGCCCAGCTCGACAGGTTCATGTTCAATATCTGGCTTGATTACCCTTCATTTCAGGAAGAAGTGGATGTGGTGAAACGCACAACCATAGGCAGTAGTTACCAGCCACAAATTGTCTTAACCGGCGAAGAAATTGTGTTTTTTCAGAACCTGATCCGCCGTATTCCAGTGGCTGACAACGTGTATGAATATGCCGTGAAATTAGCGGCCAAAACCCGTCCGGGAACACCCGAAGCCACAGCCGAAGTCAATAATTACCTCACCTGGGGCGCCGGGCCAAGGGCATCGCAATACCTGATCATTGGCGCCAAATGCCACGGCGCTGTCAACGGCAAATATTCTCCCGATATTGAGGATGTGCAGGCCGTAGCCTATGATGTGCTGCGCCACCGCATCGTGCGCAACTACAAAGCCGAAGCCGATGGCGTTGGGGTGGAGAAGATAATTGAGGGGTTGATGAGGTGA
- a CDS encoding peptide chain release factor 3 gives MRLKKETERIRTFGIISHPDAGKTTLTEKLLLFGGAIQTAGAVKSNKIVKTATSDFMEIEKQRGISVATSVMSFEYMDHKINILDTPGHKDFAEDTYRTLTAVDSVILVIDSAKGVEEQTRKLMEVCRMRHTPVIIFINKLDREGQDPFYLLEEVEQELNIHTRPLTWPIGMGSEFQGVYNLLSKYLRLFAPNKTSLSDLEIVINDLNDEELENQIGERASKKLREEVDLIENVYEPFDQHLYSEAYLAPVFFGSAINNFGIKELLETFIRISPKPRSRETDKRTVLPSEETFSGFIFKIHANIDPNHRNRIAFCRIVSGMFERNKVYHHVRLNKKIRFSSPASFMAGDRNVIDVAFPGDVIGLYDTGTFKIGDTLTEGEVISFKGIPSFSPEIFKELINKTPAKTKQLEKGVRQLTDEGVAQLFVKQPGNIKVIGTVGELQFEVIQFRLLHEYGASCSFHTLNYYKACWITSASKTVLDKFIQNRIQHIAYDKENRPVYLAESEWMLKTMREAFPEIEFHFTSELNSGSTANKD, from the coding sequence GTGAGACTAAAAAAAGAAACTGAAAGAATAAGAACCTTTGGCATAATCAGTCATCCTGATGCCGGAAAAACCACGCTGACCGAAAAATTGCTTTTATTCGGAGGGGCTATACAAACTGCGGGCGCTGTAAAAAGCAACAAGATCGTTAAAACCGCCACTTCCGATTTCATGGAAATTGAAAAGCAGAGAGGCATTTCGGTTGCTACCTCCGTGATGAGTTTTGAGTATATGGATCACAAGATCAATATACTTGATACACCCGGCCACAAAGATTTTGCTGAAGATACTTATCGGACATTAACGGCTGTTGACAGTGTGATACTGGTGATTGACAGTGCCAAAGGCGTGGAGGAGCAAACCCGCAAACTCATGGAAGTTTGCCGGATGCGCCATACACCTGTCATCATTTTCATCAACAAATTAGACCGCGAAGGGCAAGACCCATTCTATCTGCTCGAAGAGGTTGAGCAAGAACTCAACATTCATACCCGCCCGCTTACCTGGCCTATAGGAATGGGATCTGAATTTCAGGGCGTTTATAACTTGCTGTCAAAATACCTGCGGCTTTTTGCACCCAATAAAACAAGCCTTTCTGACCTCGAAATAGTAATCAACGACTTGAACGATGAGGAATTGGAAAATCAGATTGGCGAAAGAGCATCAAAAAAACTAAGAGAAGAAGTTGATTTGATTGAAAATGTTTACGAACCTTTCGACCAGCATTTGTATAGCGAAGCATACCTGGCCCCTGTGTTTTTTGGAAGTGCAATCAACAACTTCGGCATCAAGGAACTGCTGGAAACCTTCATCCGCATTTCGCCAAAGCCCCGAAGCCGGGAAACGGATAAAAGAACGGTTCTACCTTCAGAGGAAACTTTTTCCGGGTTCATATTTAAGATCCATGCCAACATTGACCCCAATCACCGCAACAGGATTGCATTTTGCAGGATTGTTTCGGGCATGTTTGAGCGAAACAAGGTGTATCATCATGTGCGGCTCAACAAAAAAATCCGTTTCTCAAGTCCGGCAAGTTTCATGGCCGGCGACAGAAATGTAATTGATGTTGCTTTTCCCGGCGATGTAATTGGTTTATACGATACAGGAACTTTTAAAATTGGCGATACGCTGACTGAAGGCGAAGTAATTTCTTTCAAAGGAATTCCAAGTTTCTCTCCCGAGATTTTCAAGGAACTGATAAATAAAACACCGGCAAAAACAAAACAACTTGAAAAAGGAGTCCGCCAGTTGACCGATGAAGGTGTGGCCCAGTTATTTGTTAAGCAGCCAGGAAATATTAAAGTAATTGGCACCGTTGGCGAATTGCAGTTTGAAGTGATACAGTTCAGGCTCTTGCACGAATATGGCGCTTCCTGCTCGTTTCATACACTCAACTACTACAAGGCATGCTGGATTACCTCAGCCAGTAAGACGGTTCTGGACAAATTTATTCAGAACCGGATCCAGCATATTGCTTACGACAAAGAGAATCGCCCGGTTTACCTGGCCGAAAGTGAGTGGATGCTGAAAACTATGCGGGAAGCTTTCCCGGAAATTGAATTTCACTTTACATCGGAATTAAACTCAGGCTCAACTGCAAACAAAGATTGA
- a CDS encoding MFS transporter — protein sequence MGTGFYFLIPTLPVYIVDVLDAGPGMVGYILAAYTLSAMIIRPLIGYSLDAYGRKWIYLFSFLAFSAMLGLYTLAYTFIWLMILRFMHGFAWGAATTSSSTIIVDIVPGKRRGEGIGIYGLSFTLAMAIGPVIALAIMGDGNYNRMFLSSMAIALTGFLLVLLVSFPAYEEPVSQGKLSLSRFIEPRTLPVASIQLLFGIAYGGLMSFITLYARHYEVGQPGIFFTVFAIGIMVSRLVSGRIFDRKGPSLLMLTGLVSGAGGFLVLGLMGSFSGFILAAILVGICMGVVMPTLQTMANNVVESHRRGAANATFITAFDIGIGGGSMVLGLLAELTSLKGMYLVSSGILIIAVILFFTFVLGFYRRNRVVDI from the coding sequence ATGGGCACAGGTTTTTATTTCCTGATCCCAACCTTGCCCGTGTATATTGTTGATGTGTTGGATGCCGGACCCGGCATGGTAGGTTACATTCTGGCTGCATATACACTTTCTGCAATGATTATTCGTCCACTCATCGGCTATTCACTGGATGCTTATGGACGTAAATGGATTTACCTGTTTTCGTTTCTGGCTTTTTCGGCCATGCTTGGACTTTACACACTTGCCTATACCTTCATCTGGCTGATGATTCTGCGTTTTATGCATGGATTTGCGTGGGGCGCAGCTACCACTTCCTCCTCCACCATTATTGTGGATATTGTGCCCGGAAAAAGACGCGGCGAAGGTATTGGTATTTACGGACTCTCGTTTACACTGGCAATGGCCATAGGGCCGGTAATCGCGCTGGCGATAATGGGCGATGGCAATTACAATCGCATGTTCCTCTCATCAATGGCGATTGCCCTTACGGGATTTCTGTTGGTGTTGCTTGTAAGTTTCCCAGCGTATGAAGAACCTGTAAGTCAGGGCAAGCTTAGTTTAAGCCGTTTTATTGAGCCAAGAACCTTGCCTGTAGCTTCGATCCAGTTACTTTTTGGTATTGCCTACGGTGGCCTGATGTCGTTTATTACCCTTTATGCCAGGCACTACGAAGTGGGCCAACCAGGTATATTTTTCACTGTTTTTGCCATTGGAATAATGGTTTCCCGCCTTGTGTCAGGCAGAATATTCGATCGCAAAGGCCCGTCGCTGCTAATGCTTACCGGCCTGGTTTCAGGTGCAGGCGGCTTTCTGGTTCTGGGATTGATGGGAAGTTTTTCAGGATTTATACTGGCAGCAATACTCGTAGGGATTTGTATGGGAGTGGTGATGCCAACCCTTCAAACAATGGCCAACAATGTGGTTGAATCCCACCGCCGTGGCGCTGCCAATGCAACATTTATTACTGCCTTTGATATAGGTATTGGCGGAGGGTCTATGGTACTTGGTTTACTTGCTGAATTAACCTCGCTGAAGGGGATGTACCTGGTATCGTCAGGAATTTTGATTATTGCTGTAATACTGTTTTTTACGTTCGTGCTCGGATTTTATAGGAGAAACAGGGTAGTGGATATATAG
- a CDS encoding peptidase M1, which translates to MKQFISLLLCLGFGYILSAQVHDFNPEHIGCACNKQISHLRLENKPESSGLEMDQKYNRYEWFIDPAVLYISGAVTSVHVLNEDSDQVTFDLSPALTVDSVIYHGQAAGYLHAGHVLTISLPQTVMAGSLDSVSIYYQGAPQSGSGFGSFVQDSHAGIPIIWTLSEPYGCSDWWPCKNGLTDKIDSIDVIVTSPLPHRTASNGLLVNEWVEDGNRTCHWKHRYPIVPYLVAIAVTDYGIYSDWVPFENDSIEVLNYVFPGQMGTIQTQTPGLIPIMELFNDLLEPYPFILEKYGHAQFGWGGGMEHQTMSFMGSFGHELMAHELAHSWFGNKITTGSWADIWINEGFATYLTGITYEHMFDGFYWMPWKEQNINWVTSQPGGSVFVDDTTSVSRIFSSRLSYSKGALVLHTLRWVIGDEAFFQALHDMLNSPEHAYNFMVTPELITFFEQASGMDLTYFFDQWFYGQGFPSYITQYHTFDETEAVITLYQSQSHSSVPFFRLPVPIRLSAPGYDTLIVLDNTFSGQTFAIDPGFVPTSIEIDPDLWLISKNNQVIIGIGEVEKNSQVKVFPNPAADKIFIESQLPINAISFIAADGKMVQAKEFVQTHGSLYQANVEFLSPGFWVVRVQVGEQVMHQKVMIDR; encoded by the coding sequence ATGAAACAATTTATCTCTCTATTACTTTGCCTTGGATTTGGTTATATACTTTCAGCGCAGGTGCATGACTTTAATCCCGAACACATTGGTTGTGCCTGCAACAAGCAAATATCTCACCTAAGGCTTGAGAATAAGCCTGAATCCTCAGGTTTGGAGATGGATCAGAAATATAACCGATATGAATGGTTTATTGATCCGGCGGTTTTGTATATCAGCGGCGCGGTTACTTCAGTACATGTATTGAATGAAGATAGCGATCAGGTTACCTTTGATCTTTCCCCGGCGCTAACAGTTGATTCAGTAATATATCACGGCCAGGCAGCAGGCTATCTTCATGCCGGCCATGTGCTTACAATATCCCTACCTCAAACTGTGATGGCAGGCTCGCTGGATTCAGTAAGCATTTATTATCAGGGCGCACCCCAATCAGGTTCTGGATTTGGCTCATTCGTGCAAGATTCTCATGCCGGTATTCCGATTATCTGGACACTTTCCGAACCTTATGGCTGCTCCGACTGGTGGCCTTGTAAGAACGGGCTCACTGATAAAATTGACTCTATTGATGTTATTGTTACATCACCACTACCACACCGCACAGCATCGAACGGCTTACTTGTAAATGAATGGGTTGAAGACGGAAACAGGACGTGCCACTGGAAACACCGTTATCCCATTGTTCCTTACCTGGTTGCTATTGCAGTAACCGATTATGGGATTTATAGCGATTGGGTTCCATTTGAAAACGATTCCATTGAAGTGCTCAACTATGTGTTCCCGGGCCAGATGGGGACTATACAAACCCAAACGCCTGGCCTCATACCAATTATGGAGTTATTCAACGATTTGCTCGAACCTTATCCTTTTATCCTCGAAAAATATGGGCACGCCCAATTTGGATGGGGTGGGGGAATGGAACATCAAACTATGAGCTTTATGGGAAGCTTTGGCCATGAATTGATGGCCCATGAGCTTGCACACTCCTGGTTCGGAAATAAAATTACTACAGGTTCCTGGGCCGATATATGGATAAACGAAGGTTTTGCTACTTATTTAACCGGGATTACCTACGAACATATGTTTGACGGATTTTATTGGATGCCCTGGAAAGAGCAGAATATTAACTGGGTAACATCGCAGCCTGGAGGTTCAGTTTTTGTTGACGATACAACATCGGTTTCCCGGATATTCAGTTCAAGGTTATCGTATAGCAAAGGAGCGCTTGTACTGCATACGTTGCGATGGGTTATTGGCGATGAAGCTTTTTTCCAGGCACTTCATGATATGCTTAACAGTCCGGAGCATGCCTACAACTTTATGGTAACTCCTGAATTGATCACTTTTTTTGAACAAGCCTCGGGAATGGACCTAACCTATTTTTTCGATCAGTGGTTTTACGGACAAGGTTTTCCTTCTTATATTACCCAATACCATACTTTTGATGAAACCGAAGCCGTAATTACACTTTATCAGAGCCAGTCGCATTCATCAGTTCCGTTTTTCCGTTTGCCTGTTCCTATCCGCTTAAGCGCTCCAGGCTACGACACCTTGATCGTATTGGATAACACATTTAGCGGTCAAACCTTTGCAATTGATCCGGGCTTCGTGCCAACGAGCATTGAGATTGACCCTGATCTCTGGTTGATCTCAAAAAATAACCAGGTAATTATTGGCATAGGAGAAGTTGAGAAAAACAGCCAGGTTAAGGTCTTTCCCAATCCGGCTGCTGATAAAATTTTTATTGAAAGTCAATTGCCAATAAATGCCATAAGCTTTATTGCGGCTGACGGAAAAATGGTGCAAGCCAAAGAGTTTGTTCAAACGCATGGAAGTCTTTATCAGGCAAATGTTGAATTTCTTTCGCCCGGTTTTTGGGTTGTGAGAGTTCAGGTTGGCGAGCAGGTAATGCATCAAAAAGTAATGATTGACAGGTAG
- a CDS encoding Ig-like domain-containing protein: protein MSNKKTIPGILCNFPSRYFAMIVLLILSACANPVAPTGGPRDTEPPVILQSEPENGSVNFAASEIRLTFNEYVQIKNLSQQFLSSPPFIKTPETRLQGKSLVIKLTEELRPKTTYTLFFGNAISDFNEGNPLDNYRFVFSTGAVLDSMELKGKVLNAKTLLPEKEVFVMLYDSYEDSIPMLERPYYISRTNDKGDFTFTNLRDIPYKIFALRDVNANLIYDQPNEEIAFLETEVYPNAPVRPQIADTLSEVDTLVQEKEYITVIDTVLLHHPEDELSLDLDYDKKDEYEVVLVERDSLVVQDTIAANDSLDISLETKSLTLFLFNEVDSTQRLMQSEYLHPNKLQFIFRFPVKGLSINPIPPIEEEWKITENSSNSDTITYWIMNFQQDSIAMEVIASRMETDTVRIALTQMQTYRADKQSDTTKTWLDIKSNLPRSGPLDIHQPIKLTFNEPVDSFDLEKILLLEDSIRVEPEIQFIDEVKRLAFLSYKWKDSTMYDLLIPDSTFVSIFGHSNDTLQQSFKTKMQSDYGNLVVNLAHSFSQGQLIVDLLDEKGVVMQQKIIGLEQKQIRFSFLNPVKYQVKLTHDINSNNKWDTGAYPAHQPERVYVFDKTLELRANWDLEETFTIPGN, encoded by the coding sequence ATGAGTAATAAAAAAACGATTCCGGGTATTTTGTGTAATTTTCCTTCAAGGTATTTTGCAATGATTGTTTTGCTGATCCTTTCAGCCTGTGCCAACCCTGTAGCGCCAACCGGTGGCCCGCGTGATACAGAACCTCCGGTTATTTTGCAATCCGAACCAGAAAACGGTTCAGTTAATTTTGCTGCTTCTGAAATCAGGCTCACTTTCAATGAATATGTACAGATAAAGAATCTTTCGCAGCAGTTTTTAAGCTCGCCGCCATTTATTAAAACCCCGGAAACCCGGCTACAGGGCAAATCTCTTGTTATTAAGCTCACCGAAGAGTTGAGGCCAAAGACTACCTATACCCTCTTTTTTGGCAATGCAATTTCAGACTTCAACGAAGGAAACCCTTTGGATAATTACCGTTTTGTTTTTTCAACCGGAGCGGTCCTTGACTCAATGGAATTAAAAGGCAAGGTACTTAATGCCAAAACATTGCTACCTGAAAAAGAAGTGTTTGTCATGCTTTACGACAGCTACGAAGATTCAATTCCGATGCTGGAGCGGCCATATTATATTTCCAGAACCAACGACAAAGGTGATTTTACATTTACAAACCTGCGTGATATCCCTTACAAAATCTTCGCTTTGCGCGATGTGAACGCTAACCTCATTTACGATCAGCCTAATGAGGAAATCGCCTTTTTAGAAACCGAAGTTTATCCCAATGCACCCGTGAGGCCCCAGATAGCAGATACACTTTCCGAAGTTGATACATTGGTTCAGGAAAAAGAATACATAACCGTAATTGACACAGTACTGCTCCATCATCCGGAAGATGAGCTGAGTCTGGATCTCGATTATGATAAAAAAGATGAATATGAAGTGGTGCTGGTGGAACGGGATTCATTGGTTGTTCAAGATACCATAGCCGCAAACGACTCATTGGATATAAGCCTGGAAACCAAAAGCCTGACGCTATTCTTGTTTAACGAAGTTGATTCAACCCAACGCCTAATGCAATCCGAATACCTGCACCCAAACAAACTACAGTTCATTTTCCGGTTTCCGGTTAAAGGTTTAAGCATAAATCCAATACCACCGATCGAAGAGGAATGGAAAATCACTGAGAATAGCAGCAACTCTGATACAATTACCTACTGGATTATGAATTTTCAGCAGGATAGCATTGCAATGGAAGTGATCGCAAGCCGGATGGAAACCGATACCGTGAGAATTGCCCTTACCCAAATGCAAACTTACAGAGCAGATAAACAATCTGATACAACCAAAACCTGGTTGGATATCAAAAGTAATTTGCCCCGTTCAGGGCCTTTGGATATTCATCAACCGATAAAACTGACTTTCAATGAACCCGTTGATTCCTTCGACCTGGAAAAGATTTTGCTGCTCGAAGATTCTATACGGGTTGAGCCAGAAATTCAGTTCATTGATGAAGTAAAAAGACTGGCATTTCTAAGTTACAAATGGAAGGACAGCACCATGTACGATTTACTCATCCCTGACTCAACTTTTGTTAGTATTTTTGGCCATAGCAATGATACACTTCAGCAAAGTTTCAAAACGAAAATGCAAAGCGATTATGGCAATTTAGTGGTCAACCTGGCACATAGCTTTTCTCAGGGACAACTTATTGTTGATTTGCTTGATGAAAAAGGCGTGGTAATGCAACAGAAAATCATTGGTCTGGAGCAAAAACAAATTCGGTTTTCATTTTTAAACCCCGTTAAGTACCAGGTAAAACTAACTCACGATATCAATTCAAATAATAAGTGGGATACAGGAGCGTACCCGGCTCATCAGCCTGAGCGTGTGTATGTTTTCGACAAAACATTGGAATTGCGCGCCAATTGGGATCTCGAAGAAACCTTTACTATACCCGGCAACTGA
- a CDS encoding winged helix-turn-helix transcriptional regulator — MKSNDLDVVKLEAAASKLRAMAHPMRIAIIDLLKEEKKLSVTQIYERLNIEQAAASHHLNILKTKGILVSKRDGKKIHYALKHKALTDIIYCINKCHSD; from the coding sequence ATGAAAAGCAACGATTTGGACGTAGTTAAACTAGAAGCTGCTGCGAGCAAGCTTAGGGCCATGGCCCACCCCATGCGGATAGCCATCATTGATCTTCTGAAAGAAGAAAAGAAATTGAGTGTAACTCAGATTTACGAACGCCTTAATATTGAACAGGCTGCTGCCTCCCATCATTTGAATATCTTGAAAACCAAGGGTATATTGGTATCAAAAAGAGATGGAAAGAAAATCCATTATGCGCTGAAGCATAAAGCACTTACTGATATAATTTATTGTATCAATAAGTGTCATAGCGACTAA
- the ade gene encoding adenine deaminase gives MPTDKLILSGQIVDVINRRIFPGHIEVKNGKIQTVIEDADVPSQFILPGLIDAHIHVESSMLIPSEFASIAVVHGTVAAVSDPHEIANVLGIAGVKFMIENGKKVPFKFFFGAPSCVPATGFETSGTSLGPNAVAEMLDWKEVYYLSEMMNFPGVLFHDPDVMAKLEAAQKRNMVIDGHAPGLTGEDARKYAQAGISTDHECFTLEEGREKASYGMKILIREGSAARNFDTLIPLIKECPDQIMFCSDDKHPDELIKSHINCLVSKAVNAGYDVLDTVSACTVNPVRHYGLPVGLLQPGDDADLIVVDSLANMNVLQTYIKGVKVAENGQSLLSKIDEKPINRFEATKVTSTDIVVAAQGSHINVIEALDGQIVTKRKTMKVSVQNGKIVSDPIRDVLKMVVLNRYFPAPPSVGFVNGFGMKRGAIASTVAHDSHNIIALGTDDAAICEAINHLIDAKGGIVAVDDNNHLLLSLPVAGLMSLENGFEVARKYELLDAMVKQMGCSLSAPFMTLSFMALLVIPELKLSDKGLFDGNKFAFVSLFDNKDK, from the coding sequence ATGCCAACAGACAAACTCATTTTATCTGGTCAAATAGTTGATGTAATCAACCGAAGGATATTTCCGGGACATATCGAAGTAAAAAATGGAAAAATTCAAACTGTGATTGAAGACGCAGATGTCCCGTCGCAATTTATCTTACCCGGTTTGATTGATGCGCACATACATGTGGAAAGTTCTATGCTGATTCCATCTGAGTTTGCAAGTATAGCCGTGGTTCATGGCACTGTGGCTGCAGTAAGCGATCCGCATGAAATTGCCAACGTTCTTGGAATTGCTGGCGTAAAGTTTATGATTGAAAATGGCAAGAAAGTTCCTTTTAAGTTCTTTTTCGGAGCGCCTTCCTGTGTGCCTGCAACTGGTTTCGAAACATCAGGCACATCTTTAGGACCCAATGCAGTTGCTGAAATGCTGGACTGGAAAGAAGTTTACTACCTCTCTGAAATGATGAATTTTCCTGGCGTACTTTTTCACGATCCCGATGTAATGGCCAAACTTGAAGCCGCACAAAAGCGTAATATGGTGATTGACGGGCATGCACCTGGCCTCACAGGAGAGGATGCCCGGAAATACGCCCAGGCTGGAATTTCAACCGATCATGAATGTTTTACATTGGAAGAAGGGCGCGAAAAAGCTTCTTATGGCATGAAGATCCTGATCCGCGAAGGCAGCGCTGCTAGAAATTTTGACACATTAATTCCCCTGATAAAAGAATGCCCTGATCAGATAATGTTCTGTTCTGACGATAAACATCCAGACGAACTCATTAAAAGCCATATCAACTGCCTTGTATCAAAGGCTGTAAATGCAGGGTACGATGTGCTGGACACTGTAAGTGCCTGCACAGTTAACCCTGTAAGACATTATGGTTTGCCTGTAGGTTTGCTGCAGCCGGGTGATGATGCAGATTTGATCGTCGTGGATTCGCTTGCAAACATGAATGTTTTACAAACATATATCAAGGGCGTTAAGGTAGCGGAAAATGGACAATCACTTCTATCAAAGATTGATGAAAAACCGATAAACAGGTTCGAAGCAACAAAAGTGACTTCAACTGACATAGTAGTTGCGGCTCAAGGTTCACATATTAATGTTATTGAAGCCTTGGATGGACAGATTGTTACAAAACGTAAGACAATGAAAGTCAGCGTTCAGAATGGTAAAATAGTTAGCGATCCTATCCGGGATGTGCTGAAAATGGTTGTACTCAATCGCTATTTTCCCGCTCCACCATCTGTAGGGTTCGTAAATGGGTTCGGAATGAAGCGAGGTGCAATAGCATCAACAGTAGCGCACGACAGCCATAATATTATCGCTTTGGGAACCGATGATGCAGCGATTTGTGAAGCAATCAATCATTTAATTGATGCCAAAGGTGGAATAGTTGCCGTTGATGACAATAACCACCTGCTGCTTTCACTTCCTGTTGCCGGACTGATGTCGCTTGAAAATGGATTCGAGGTTGCCCGTAAATATGAGCTTCTCGATGCGATGGTTAAGCAAATGGGATGCAGTTTATCTGCCCCCTTCATGACTTTGTCTTTCATGGCTTTGCTGGTTATCCCGGAGCTAAAACTCAGTGATAAAGGGCTTTTCGATGGAAACAAATTCGCATTTGTTTCTTTGTTTGACAACAAGGATAAATAA